In Colletotrichum higginsianum IMI 349063 chromosome 3, whole genome shotgun sequence, a genomic segment contains:
- a CDS encoding IGR protein domain-containing protein yields the protein MRAPRIQQFLSPFLRKAPVAPTCQARWLHKTRETPPVPSPIPLIPDVPTFLKVLGRGLSQHVDKFPSWESLFTLSSTQLRELGLEPPRTRRYLLTWLERYRKGAFGVGGDFKHVENGEAYLKVIYNPAKKRKIVVNVPADADLKGIPIEKLTKPSDYKVRGSHAITGPHALPLKAGEGARVVVTEGMWEQKQGHKVDGGERRQAEVRFKKRIAARRAEREAKGLR from the coding sequence ATGAGAGCACCACGGATCCAGCAGTTTCTGAGCCCTTTCCTTCGTAAGGCTCCCGTCGCACCGACATGCCAGGCCAGATGGCTTCATAAGACACGAGAGACACCCCCGGTCCCGTCGCCGATCCCCCTCATTCCCGATGTTCCGACTTTCCTCAAGGttctcggccgcggcctAAGTCAGCACGTCGACAAGTTCCCCTCGTGGGAGTCTCTCTTTACCCTCTCGTCGACACAACTCAGagagctcggcctcgaacCGCCACGGACGCGACGCTACCTCCTCACGTGGCTCGAAAGATACAGAAAGGGCGCATTCGGCGTCGGGGGCGACTTCAAGCACGTCGAAAATGGCGAGGCCTATCTTAAAGTCATCTACAACCCcgccaagaagaggaaaatAGTCGTCAACGTTCCGGCCGATGCGGATCTGAAGGGCATCCCCATCGAAAAGCTGACAAAGCCGTCGGATTACAAGGTGCGCGGCTCTCATGCGATCACTGGTCCTCACGCCTTGCCCCtgaaggccggcgagggcgcgcgtgTGGTCGTGACCGAGGGCATGTGGGAGCAGAAGCAGGGCCATAAGGTTGATGGAGGTGAACGCAGACAGGCAGAGGTCCGCTTCAAGAAGCGCATTGCTGCGCGCAGGGCCGAGCGGGAGGCTAAGGGTCTACGATGA